A DNA window from Arachis hypogaea cultivar Tifrunner chromosome 18, arahy.Tifrunner.gnm2.J5K5, whole genome shotgun sequence contains the following coding sequences:
- the LOC112771060 gene encoding uncharacterized protein isoform X3 yields MKKVQAFCSSKVPFLMQITSFTIGILLTPHHAIGLVCNAPIHHCLEILDLCTNRLHGEILTPIRNITKLRKLYLCENYMYGEVPEDLGNLASLEELVIYSNNLTGIIPKSISKLKKLRVIRAGLNALSGPIPAEISECDSLETLGLAQNQLEGSIPRELQKLQNLTNLILWQNSLSGEIPPEIGNISNLQLLALHMNSFVGDVPKELGKLSQLKRLYIYTNQLNGTIPPELGNCTNAIEIDFSENRLVGFIPKELGKMSNLTLLHLFENHLEGHVPHELGQLKQLKNLDLSMNELTGTIPLEFQNLSLMEDLQLFDNKLEGTIPPHLGAIKNLTILDISSNNFVGPIPVHLCQYQKLQFLSLGSNRLSGNVPYRLRTCKSLGQLMLGDNMLTGSLPVELYELHNLTALDLKQNRFSGLISPGIGQLKKLERLLLSDNHFEGYLPSEIGNLSQLVAFNISSNSFSGSIPRELGNCVKLQRLDLSRNNFTGELPEKIGKLVNLELLKASDNRLSGEIPGSLGNLIRLTELELGGNLFSGSIPFHLGGLTYVQIALNLSHNNLSGTIPISLGNLLMLESLYLNDNQLIGEIPESIGSLPSLIVCNVSNNKLVGTVPDKPAFRKMDFSNFAGNNGLCRLGTYHCHPPVSSTHSAKASWIRDGSTREKIVSIVSGVVGFVSLIFIVGICYAMRRRSPAFVSLEGQTRPHVTDNYYFPKEGFTYQDLLEATGNFAESAVIGRGACGTVYKAIMNDGEVIAVKKLNSRGDGANVDRSFLAEISTLGKIRHRNIVKLHGFCYHEDSNLLLYEYMENGSLGEQLHSNSSRCVLDWSDRYKIALGAAEGLCYLHFDCKPQIIHRDIKSNNILLDELFQAHVGDFGLAKLIDFSYSKSMSAVAGSYGYIAPEYAYTMKVTEKCDIYSFGVVLLELVTGRSPVQPLEQGGDLVSWVRRSIQASVPTSELFDKRLNLSVQRTMDEMSLILKIALFCTSTSPLTRPTMREVIAMLIDAREYVSNSPSTPTSESPLDEGSSSKDGLEL; encoded by the exons ATGAAGAAGGTTCAAGCCTTTTGCAGTTCAAAAGTTCCCTTTTTGATGCAAATAACAAGCTTCACAATTGGGATTCTTCTGACTCCACACCATGCAATTGGACTGGTGTGCAATGCACCCATTCATCATTG TTTGGAGATTCTAGATCTTTGTACAAACCGGCTCCATGGAGAAATTCTAACCCCAATTCGGAATATAACAAAACTTAGGAAGCTTTACCTTTGTGAAAATTATATGTATGGTGAGGTACCTGAAGATCTTGGGAACTTAGCTTCACTTGAGGAGTTAGTTATATATAGCAACAACTTAACTGGGATCATTCCTAAATCAATTAGCAAGTTGAAGAAGCTTAGGGTTATTCGGGCGGGACTGAATGCTCTCTCAGGGCCAATACCAGCTGAGATTAGTGAGTGTGACAGCTTGGAGACATTGGGTTTGGCGCAGAATCAGCTAGAAGGTTCTATTCCAAGAGAGCTTCAAAAGCTTCAGAACCTTACCAACTTGATTCTATGGCAAAACTCACTGTCCGGGGAGATTCCTCCCGAGATTGGGAACATTAGTAACCTGCAATTGCTTGCCTTGCATATGAATTCGTTTGTCGGTGATGTCCCGAAGGAGCTCGGAAAATTGTCGCAGTTGAAGAGGTTGTACATATACACCAACCAGTTGAATGGAACAATTCCACCAGAGCTAGGGAACTGCACAAATGCTATTGAGATAGATTTTTCGGAGAACCGTTTGGTTgggttcattcccaaagagttGGGGAAGATGTCTAATCTTACCTTGCTTCATTTGTTTGAAAACCATTTGGAGGGTCATGTTCCTCATGAGCTTGGCCAATTGAAGCAGCTAAAGAATCTAGACCTTTCAATGAATGAGTTAACAGGTACAATTCCATTGGAGTTTCAAAATCTTTCATTGATGGAGGATTTGCAGCTATTTGACAACAAGCTTGAGGGAACGATTCCTCCTCATCTTGGGGCCATTAAGAACCTTACAATTCTCGATATCTCTTCGAATAATTTTGTTGGTCCAATACCTGTTCATCTATGTCAATATCAGAAGCTGCAGTTCTTGAGCCTTGGGTCGAATCGGCTGTCCGGAAATGTTCCCTATAGGCTGAGGACTTGCAAATCTCTTGGGCAGCTAATGTTGGGGGACAACATGTTGACAGGAAGTTTACCAGTTGAGTTGTATGAACTTCACAATCTTACTGCACTCGACCTTAAACAGAACCGATTTTCCGGGCTGATAAGCCCAGGGATAGGTCAATTAAAGAAATTGGAAAGGCTTCTCTTGTCGGATAATCATTTTGAAGGTTATCTCCCTTCTGAGATTGGAAATTTATCACAACTTGTCGCGTTCAATATTTCCTCCAACAGTTTCAGTGGAAGCATTCCACGTGAATTGGGAAACTGTGTAAAGCTACAGAGGCTTGATCTTAGCAGGAACAACTTCACTGGTGAGCTTCCAGAAAAAATTGGCAAGCTGGTGAATCTGGAGCTGTTGAAAGCTTCCGATAATAGGCTCTCTGGTGAAATACCTGGCAGTTTGGGGAATCTTATTCGCCTCACGGAGCTTGAGCTAGGTGGCAACCTATTCTCAGGAAGCATCCCTTTTCATTTGGGAGGACTTACTTATGTTCAGATCGCACTTAACTTGAGCCACAACAATCTTTCTGGTACGATTCCTATAAGCTTGGGGAACTTGCTAATGTTGGAATCACTTTACTTAAACGACAATCAACTCATTGGTGAGATTCCTGAATCAATCGGTAGCCTTCCTAGCCTTATAGTATGCAATGTCTCCAACAACAAGCTGGTAGGAACTGTTCCAGATAAACCTGCATTTAGAAAGATGGATTTCTCAAATTTTGCCGGGAACAATGGGTTATGCCGATTAGGTACTTATCATTGTCATCCACCTGTATCTTCAACTCATTCAGCGAAAGCAAGCTGGATCAGAGATGGTTCAACTAGGGAAAAGATAGTTAGCATTGTTTCTGGTGTGGTCGGATTTGTTTCTCTTATTTTCATAGTAGGTATATGTTACGCCATGAGGCGGCGTAGCCCTGCTTTTGTGTCGCTTGAAGGGCAAACAAGACCTCATGTCACTGATAACTATTATTTTCCGAAAGAAGGCTTTACATACCAGGATCTCTTGGAAGCCACCGGAAATTTTGCAGAATCAGCGGTTATAGGAAGAGGAGCTTGTGGCACTGTCTACAAGGCTATTATGAATGACGGCGAAGTGATTGCAGTGAAAAAGCTGAATTCTCGAGGAGATGGAGCAAACGTTGACCGAAGCTTCCTTGCTGAGATTTCAACCCTTGGAAAAATCAGGCATAGGAACATTGTGAAGCTGCATGGATTTTGTTATCACGAGGATTCGAATCTTCTCTTATATGAATACATGGAAAACGGAAGCCTTGGGGAACAACTTCACTCAAATTCAAGCAGGTGTGTGCTGGATTGGAGTGATCGATATAAAATTGCTTTGGGAGCAGCAGAAGGCCTATGCTATCTTCATTTTGATTGCAAACCTCAAATCATTCATCGCGATATAAAATCAAACAACATATTGCTTGATGAATTGTTTCAGGCTCATGTTGGAGACTTCGGCTTGGCAAAGTTGATTGATTTTTCCTACTCGAAATCCATGTCTGCTGTGGCAGGTTCATATGGCTACATTGCCCCAG AGTATGCTTACACCATGAAGGTGACTGAGAAATGTGACATCTATAGCTTCGGGGTAGTTTTGCTAGAACTAGTCACTGGGAGGTCACCTGTTCAACCATTAGAACAGGGCGGCGATCTGGTGAGTTGGGTGAGAAGGTCGATTCAAGCTTCAGTACCGACATCCGAACTGTTTGACAAGCGATTGAATCTGAGCGTGCAAAGAACAATGGACGAGATGTCTCTTATTCTGAAAATCGCTCTGTTTTGCACCAGCACGTCCCCGCTTACTAGGCCAACAATGAGAGAGGTCATTGCAATGTTGATTGATGCTAGAGAATATGTCAGCAATTCACCATCCACTCCTACATCGGAATCTCCACTTGATGAAGGTTCTTCTTCTAAAG ATGGTCTTGAGTTGTAA
- the LOC112771060 gene encoding uncharacterized protein isoform X2 produces MALLENWFHMIMVMMFFHGIVFVSSINEEGSSLLQFKSSLFDANNKLHNWDSSDSTPCNWTGVQCTHSSLVTSVKLYHLNLSGTLSPRICDLPRLIELNLSKNFISGPIPDGFANCHSLEILDLCTNRLHGEILTPIRNITKLRKLYLCENYMYGEVPEDLGNLASLEELVIYSNNLTGIIPKSISKLKKLRVIRAGLNALSGPIPAEISECDSLETLGLAQNQLEGSIPRELQKLQNLTNLILWQNSLSGEIPPEIGNISNLQLLALHMNSFVGDVPKELGKLSQLKRLYIYTNQLNGTIPPELGNCTNAIEIDFSENRLVGFIPKELGKMSNLTLLHLFENHLEGHVPHELGQLKQLKNLDLSMNELTGTIPLEFQNLSLMEDLQLFDNKLEGTIPPHLGAIKNLTILDISSNNFVGPIPVHLCQYQKLQFLSLGSNRLSGNVPYRLRTCKSLGQLMLGDNMLTGSLPVELYELHNLTALDLKQNRFSGLISPGIGQLKKLERLLLSDNHFEGYLPSEIGNLSQLVAFNISSNSFSGSIPRELGNCVKLQRLDLSRNNFTGELPEKIGKLVNLELLKASDNRLSGEIPGSLGNLIRLTELELGGNLFSGSIPFHLGGLTYVQIALNLSHNNLSGTIPISLGNLLMLESLYLNDNQLIGEIPESIGSLPSLIVCNVSNNKLVGTVPDKPAFRKMDFSNFAGNNGLCRLGTYHCHPPVSSTHSAKASWIRDGSTREKIVSIVSGVVGFVSLIFIVGICYAMRRRSPAFVSLEGQTRPHVTDNYYFPKEGFTYQDLLEATGNFAESAVIGRGACGTVYKAIMNDGEVIAVKKLNSRGDGANVDRSFLAEISTLGKIRHRNIVKLHGFCYHEDSNLLLYEYMENGSLGEQLHSNSSRCVLDWSDRYKIALGAAEGLCYLHFDCKPQIIHRDIKSNNILLDELFQAHVGDFGLAKLIDFSYSKSMSAVAGSYGYIAPEYAYTMKVTEKCDIYSFGVVLLELVTGRSPVQPLEQGGDLVSWVRRSIQASVPTSELFDKRLNLSVQRTMDEMSLILKIALFCTSTSPLTRPTMREVIAMLIDAREYVSNSPSTPTSESPLDEGSSSKG; encoded by the exons ATGGCATTATTGGAAAATTGGTTCCACATGATCATGGTGATGATGTTTTTCCATGGCATAGTGTTTGTGAGTTCAATCAATGAAGAAGGTTCAAGCCTTTTGCAGTTCAAAAGTTCCCTTTTTGATGCAAATAACAAGCTTCACAATTGGGATTCTTCTGACTCCACACCATGCAATTGGACTGGTGTGCAATGCACCCATTCATCATTGGTAACTTCTGTTAAACTCTACCACCTTAATCTTTCTGGCACTTTATCTCCTAGAATCTGTGACCTTCCAAGGCTAATTGAGTTGAATCTCTCAAAGAATTTCATTTCTGGTCCAATTCCTGATGGTTTTGCTAATTGCCATAGTTTGGAGATTCTAGATCTTTGTACAAACCGGCTCCATGGAGAAATTCTAACCCCAATTCGGAATATAACAAAACTTAGGAAGCTTTACCTTTGTGAAAATTATATGTATGGTGAGGTACCTGAAGATCTTGGGAACTTAGCTTCACTTGAGGAGTTAGTTATATATAGCAACAACTTAACTGGGATCATTCCTAAATCAATTAGCAAGTTGAAGAAGCTTAGGGTTATTCGGGCGGGACTGAATGCTCTCTCAGGGCCAATACCAGCTGAGATTAGTGAGTGTGACAGCTTGGAGACATTGGGTTTGGCGCAGAATCAGCTAGAAGGTTCTATTCCAAGAGAGCTTCAAAAGCTTCAGAACCTTACCAACTTGATTCTATGGCAAAACTCACTGTCCGGGGAGATTCCTCCCGAGATTGGGAACATTAGTAACCTGCAATTGCTTGCCTTGCATATGAATTCGTTTGTCGGTGATGTCCCGAAGGAGCTCGGAAAATTGTCGCAGTTGAAGAGGTTGTACATATACACCAACCAGTTGAATGGAACAATTCCACCAGAGCTAGGGAACTGCACAAATGCTATTGAGATAGATTTTTCGGAGAACCGTTTGGTTgggttcattcccaaagagttGGGGAAGATGTCTAATCTTACCTTGCTTCATTTGTTTGAAAACCATTTGGAGGGTCATGTTCCTCATGAGCTTGGCCAATTGAAGCAGCTAAAGAATCTAGACCTTTCAATGAATGAGTTAACAGGTACAATTCCATTGGAGTTTCAAAATCTTTCATTGATGGAGGATTTGCAGCTATTTGACAACAAGCTTGAGGGAACGATTCCTCCTCATCTTGGGGCCATTAAGAACCTTACAATTCTCGATATCTCTTCGAATAATTTTGTTGGTCCAATACCTGTTCATCTATGTCAATATCAGAAGCTGCAGTTCTTGAGCCTTGGGTCGAATCGGCTGTCCGGAAATGTTCCCTATAGGCTGAGGACTTGCAAATCTCTTGGGCAGCTAATGTTGGGGGACAACATGTTGACAGGAAGTTTACCAGTTGAGTTGTATGAACTTCACAATCTTACTGCACTCGACCTTAAACAGAACCGATTTTCCGGGCTGATAAGCCCAGGGATAGGTCAATTAAAGAAATTGGAAAGGCTTCTCTTGTCGGATAATCATTTTGAAGGTTATCTCCCTTCTGAGATTGGAAATTTATCACAACTTGTCGCGTTCAATATTTCCTCCAACAGTTTCAGTGGAAGCATTCCACGTGAATTGGGAAACTGTGTAAAGCTACAGAGGCTTGATCTTAGCAGGAACAACTTCACTGGTGAGCTTCCAGAAAAAATTGGCAAGCTGGTGAATCTGGAGCTGTTGAAAGCTTCCGATAATAGGCTCTCTGGTGAAATACCTGGCAGTTTGGGGAATCTTATTCGCCTCACGGAGCTTGAGCTAGGTGGCAACCTATTCTCAGGAAGCATCCCTTTTCATTTGGGAGGACTTACTTATGTTCAGATCGCACTTAACTTGAGCCACAACAATCTTTCTGGTACGATTCCTATAAGCTTGGGGAACTTGCTAATGTTGGAATCACTTTACTTAAACGACAATCAACTCATTGGTGAGATTCCTGAATCAATCGGTAGCCTTCCTAGCCTTATAGTATGCAATGTCTCCAACAACAAGCTGGTAGGAACTGTTCCAGATAAACCTGCATTTAGAAAGATGGATTTCTCAAATTTTGCCGGGAACAATGGGTTATGCCGATTAGGTACTTATCATTGTCATCCACCTGTATCTTCAACTCATTCAGCGAAAGCAAGCTGGATCAGAGATGGTTCAACTAGGGAAAAGATAGTTAGCATTGTTTCTGGTGTGGTCGGATTTGTTTCTCTTATTTTCATAGTAGGTATATGTTACGCCATGAGGCGGCGTAGCCCTGCTTTTGTGTCGCTTGAAGGGCAAACAAGACCTCATGTCACTGATAACTATTATTTTCCGAAAGAAGGCTTTACATACCAGGATCTCTTGGAAGCCACCGGAAATTTTGCAGAATCAGCGGTTATAGGAAGAGGAGCTTGTGGCACTGTCTACAAGGCTATTATGAATGACGGCGAAGTGATTGCAGTGAAAAAGCTGAATTCTCGAGGAGATGGAGCAAACGTTGACCGAAGCTTCCTTGCTGAGATTTCAACCCTTGGAAAAATCAGGCATAGGAACATTGTGAAGCTGCATGGATTTTGTTATCACGAGGATTCGAATCTTCTCTTATATGAATACATGGAAAACGGAAGCCTTGGGGAACAACTTCACTCAAATTCAAGCAGGTGTGTGCTGGATTGGAGTGATCGATATAAAATTGCTTTGGGAGCAGCAGAAGGCCTATGCTATCTTCATTTTGATTGCAAACCTCAAATCATTCATCGCGATATAAAATCAAACAACATATTGCTTGATGAATTGTTTCAGGCTCATGTTGGAGACTTCGGCTTGGCAAAGTTGATTGATTTTTCCTACTCGAAATCCATGTCTGCTGTGGCAGGTTCATATGGCTACATTGCCCCAG AGTATGCTTACACCATGAAGGTGACTGAGAAATGTGACATCTATAGCTTCGGGGTAGTTTTGCTAGAACTAGTCACTGGGAGGTCACCTGTTCAACCATTAGAACAGGGCGGCGATCTGGTGAGTTGGGTGAGAAGGTCGATTCAAGCTTCAGTACCGACATCCGAACTGTTTGACAAGCGATTGAATCTGAGCGTGCAAAGAACAATGGACGAGATGTCTCTTATTCTGAAAATCGCTCTGTTTTGCACCAGCACGTCCCCGCTTACTAGGCCAACAATGAGAGAGGTCATTGCAATGTTGATTGATGCTAGAGAATATGTCAGCAATTCACCATCCACTCCTACATCGGAATCTCCACTTGATGAAGGTTCTTCTTCTAAAGGTTAG
- the LOC112771060 gene encoding uncharacterized protein isoform X1, with translation MALLENWFHMIMVMMFFHGIVFVSSINEEGSSLLQFKSSLFDANNKLHNWDSSDSTPCNWTGVQCTHSSLVTSVKLYHLNLSGTLSPRICDLPRLIELNLSKNFISGPIPDGFANCHSLEILDLCTNRLHGEILTPIRNITKLRKLYLCENYMYGEVPEDLGNLASLEELVIYSNNLTGIIPKSISKLKKLRVIRAGLNALSGPIPAEISECDSLETLGLAQNQLEGSIPRELQKLQNLTNLILWQNSLSGEIPPEIGNISNLQLLALHMNSFVGDVPKELGKLSQLKRLYIYTNQLNGTIPPELGNCTNAIEIDFSENRLVGFIPKELGKMSNLTLLHLFENHLEGHVPHELGQLKQLKNLDLSMNELTGTIPLEFQNLSLMEDLQLFDNKLEGTIPPHLGAIKNLTILDISSNNFVGPIPVHLCQYQKLQFLSLGSNRLSGNVPYRLRTCKSLGQLMLGDNMLTGSLPVELYELHNLTALDLKQNRFSGLISPGIGQLKKLERLLLSDNHFEGYLPSEIGNLSQLVAFNISSNSFSGSIPRELGNCVKLQRLDLSRNNFTGELPEKIGKLVNLELLKASDNRLSGEIPGSLGNLIRLTELELGGNLFSGSIPFHLGGLTYVQIALNLSHNNLSGTIPISLGNLLMLESLYLNDNQLIGEIPESIGSLPSLIVCNVSNNKLVGTVPDKPAFRKMDFSNFAGNNGLCRLGTYHCHPPVSSTHSAKASWIRDGSTREKIVSIVSGVVGFVSLIFIVGICYAMRRRSPAFVSLEGQTRPHVTDNYYFPKEGFTYQDLLEATGNFAESAVIGRGACGTVYKAIMNDGEVIAVKKLNSRGDGANVDRSFLAEISTLGKIRHRNIVKLHGFCYHEDSNLLLYEYMENGSLGEQLHSNSSRCVLDWSDRYKIALGAAEGLCYLHFDCKPQIIHRDIKSNNILLDELFQAHVGDFGLAKLIDFSYSKSMSAVAGSYGYIAPEYAYTMKVTEKCDIYSFGVVLLELVTGRSPVQPLEQGGDLVSWVRRSIQASVPTSELFDKRLNLSVQRTMDEMSLILKIALFCTSTSPLTRPTMREVIAMLIDAREYVSNSPSTPTSESPLDEGSSSKDGLEL, from the exons ATGGCATTATTGGAAAATTGGTTCCACATGATCATGGTGATGATGTTTTTCCATGGCATAGTGTTTGTGAGTTCAATCAATGAAGAAGGTTCAAGCCTTTTGCAGTTCAAAAGTTCCCTTTTTGATGCAAATAACAAGCTTCACAATTGGGATTCTTCTGACTCCACACCATGCAATTGGACTGGTGTGCAATGCACCCATTCATCATTGGTAACTTCTGTTAAACTCTACCACCTTAATCTTTCTGGCACTTTATCTCCTAGAATCTGTGACCTTCCAAGGCTAATTGAGTTGAATCTCTCAAAGAATTTCATTTCTGGTCCAATTCCTGATGGTTTTGCTAATTGCCATAGTTTGGAGATTCTAGATCTTTGTACAAACCGGCTCCATGGAGAAATTCTAACCCCAATTCGGAATATAACAAAACTTAGGAAGCTTTACCTTTGTGAAAATTATATGTATGGTGAGGTACCTGAAGATCTTGGGAACTTAGCTTCACTTGAGGAGTTAGTTATATATAGCAACAACTTAACTGGGATCATTCCTAAATCAATTAGCAAGTTGAAGAAGCTTAGGGTTATTCGGGCGGGACTGAATGCTCTCTCAGGGCCAATACCAGCTGAGATTAGTGAGTGTGACAGCTTGGAGACATTGGGTTTGGCGCAGAATCAGCTAGAAGGTTCTATTCCAAGAGAGCTTCAAAAGCTTCAGAACCTTACCAACTTGATTCTATGGCAAAACTCACTGTCCGGGGAGATTCCTCCCGAGATTGGGAACATTAGTAACCTGCAATTGCTTGCCTTGCATATGAATTCGTTTGTCGGTGATGTCCCGAAGGAGCTCGGAAAATTGTCGCAGTTGAAGAGGTTGTACATATACACCAACCAGTTGAATGGAACAATTCCACCAGAGCTAGGGAACTGCACAAATGCTATTGAGATAGATTTTTCGGAGAACCGTTTGGTTgggttcattcccaaagagttGGGGAAGATGTCTAATCTTACCTTGCTTCATTTGTTTGAAAACCATTTGGAGGGTCATGTTCCTCATGAGCTTGGCCAATTGAAGCAGCTAAAGAATCTAGACCTTTCAATGAATGAGTTAACAGGTACAATTCCATTGGAGTTTCAAAATCTTTCATTGATGGAGGATTTGCAGCTATTTGACAACAAGCTTGAGGGAACGATTCCTCCTCATCTTGGGGCCATTAAGAACCTTACAATTCTCGATATCTCTTCGAATAATTTTGTTGGTCCAATACCTGTTCATCTATGTCAATATCAGAAGCTGCAGTTCTTGAGCCTTGGGTCGAATCGGCTGTCCGGAAATGTTCCCTATAGGCTGAGGACTTGCAAATCTCTTGGGCAGCTAATGTTGGGGGACAACATGTTGACAGGAAGTTTACCAGTTGAGTTGTATGAACTTCACAATCTTACTGCACTCGACCTTAAACAGAACCGATTTTCCGGGCTGATAAGCCCAGGGATAGGTCAATTAAAGAAATTGGAAAGGCTTCTCTTGTCGGATAATCATTTTGAAGGTTATCTCCCTTCTGAGATTGGAAATTTATCACAACTTGTCGCGTTCAATATTTCCTCCAACAGTTTCAGTGGAAGCATTCCACGTGAATTGGGAAACTGTGTAAAGCTACAGAGGCTTGATCTTAGCAGGAACAACTTCACTGGTGAGCTTCCAGAAAAAATTGGCAAGCTGGTGAATCTGGAGCTGTTGAAAGCTTCCGATAATAGGCTCTCTGGTGAAATACCTGGCAGTTTGGGGAATCTTATTCGCCTCACGGAGCTTGAGCTAGGTGGCAACCTATTCTCAGGAAGCATCCCTTTTCATTTGGGAGGACTTACTTATGTTCAGATCGCACTTAACTTGAGCCACAACAATCTTTCTGGTACGATTCCTATAAGCTTGGGGAACTTGCTAATGTTGGAATCACTTTACTTAAACGACAATCAACTCATTGGTGAGATTCCTGAATCAATCGGTAGCCTTCCTAGCCTTATAGTATGCAATGTCTCCAACAACAAGCTGGTAGGAACTGTTCCAGATAAACCTGCATTTAGAAAGATGGATTTCTCAAATTTTGCCGGGAACAATGGGTTATGCCGATTAGGTACTTATCATTGTCATCCACCTGTATCTTCAACTCATTCAGCGAAAGCAAGCTGGATCAGAGATGGTTCAACTAGGGAAAAGATAGTTAGCATTGTTTCTGGTGTGGTCGGATTTGTTTCTCTTATTTTCATAGTAGGTATATGTTACGCCATGAGGCGGCGTAGCCCTGCTTTTGTGTCGCTTGAAGGGCAAACAAGACCTCATGTCACTGATAACTATTATTTTCCGAAAGAAGGCTTTACATACCAGGATCTCTTGGAAGCCACCGGAAATTTTGCAGAATCAGCGGTTATAGGAAGAGGAGCTTGTGGCACTGTCTACAAGGCTATTATGAATGACGGCGAAGTGATTGCAGTGAAAAAGCTGAATTCTCGAGGAGATGGAGCAAACGTTGACCGAAGCTTCCTTGCTGAGATTTCAACCCTTGGAAAAATCAGGCATAGGAACATTGTGAAGCTGCATGGATTTTGTTATCACGAGGATTCGAATCTTCTCTTATATGAATACATGGAAAACGGAAGCCTTGGGGAACAACTTCACTCAAATTCAAGCAGGTGTGTGCTGGATTGGAGTGATCGATATAAAATTGCTTTGGGAGCAGCAGAAGGCCTATGCTATCTTCATTTTGATTGCAAACCTCAAATCATTCATCGCGATATAAAATCAAACAACATATTGCTTGATGAATTGTTTCAGGCTCATGTTGGAGACTTCGGCTTGGCAAAGTTGATTGATTTTTCCTACTCGAAATCCATGTCTGCTGTGGCAGGTTCATATGGCTACATTGCCCCAG AGTATGCTTACACCATGAAGGTGACTGAGAAATGTGACATCTATAGCTTCGGGGTAGTTTTGCTAGAACTAGTCACTGGGAGGTCACCTGTTCAACCATTAGAACAGGGCGGCGATCTGGTGAGTTGGGTGAGAAGGTCGATTCAAGCTTCAGTACCGACATCCGAACTGTTTGACAAGCGATTGAATCTGAGCGTGCAAAGAACAATGGACGAGATGTCTCTTATTCTGAAAATCGCTCTGTTTTGCACCAGCACGTCCCCGCTTACTAGGCCAACAATGAGAGAGGTCATTGCAATGTTGATTGATGCTAGAGAATATGTCAGCAATTCACCATCCACTCCTACATCGGAATCTCCACTTGATGAAGGTTCTTCTTCTAAAG ATGGTCTTGAGTTGTAA